CGATGAATGTGCAGGAAGAGTTGCGGGGTATTGCCGGCACCGATCTGGCAGCCGTGCGCGCAGCGGGGATGGATACGCCGTTGCTGGCATCACGCGGCGCGGATATCGTGTTGAAAATGATCTTGGTGCATGGCTATTTTCATGCGGATCCCCATCCCGGTAATGTGATTTATTTGCCGGGTAATCGTATCGGGCTCATTGATTTTGGCATGGTGGGCCGGTTGACCGATTACCGCCGCCAGCAGTTGGTGAATTTGCTCGATGCGCTTGCGCACAATGATGAAGAGGCTATGTTGCAGGTGTTGATGGACTGGACCGGAGACGGCGAGGTCGACGAAGCCAAATTGGGAGCCGATGTCTCGGAACTATTATTCAGTTACGATAATCTGCAACTCAAGGACGTTAAAATCGGGGCGATGCTAACCGAGATTGCCGGATTGATACGCGAAAATTCGCTGGTGCTGCCCGCTGATTTGACGCTGCTGTTCAAGGCGCTGATTACGCTGGAAGGTCTCGGGCAGCAACTGGATCCCGAATTTCATCTGGTTGATCACCTTACGCCATTTGTGCGTGGCGTGATTGCCGAGCGTTATACGCCGGAAGCCTTGATGAAGCGCGGCCGCCGGAGTCTGAAAGATGCATTCGAAGTAGTGTCGGGCCTGCCACGCGATCTGGCGCGGCTGATGCGTGAGGCACGGCGCGGCCGGCTGCGTATTGATCTCGATCTGAAACGGCTGGATCAGTTCGGCCAACAGCTGGATCGCGCCAGTAATCGCATTACCATGGGGATATTGACCGCTTCACTGGTGATCGGCTCGTCCATAGTCATGACGGTAGATGGCTGGCGTTTTATGGGCTTCATCGGCTTCCTGTTGGCATTTTTGAATAGTTTATGGGTGATTTTGTCGATTTGGCGGTCTGGTAATTAAATATATAACAGACTGGCTTGATAGTCTTTTTGTAGCGTGGGATGTGTAGTCGGATAGGATACTGTGAAGCCTTATGAATTATTTATCGGGTTGCGATATACCCGAGCCAAGCGGCGTAACCATTTTATTTCTTTTATTTCGTTGATTTCCATGTTGGGTATCGCACTCGGGGTCGCCGCCCTGATAGTGGTGCTGTCGGTAATGAACGGCTTTCAGGACGAGCTGCGTAGCCGAATTTTGGGTGTGGCGGCGCATATCGAAATCACCGGATTCGATAATACGCTGGCAGACTGGCAGCAGGTTTCGGCGCAAAGCCGTAAATTGTCAGAGGTGCGGGCGACGGCACCGTTTGTCACCGGGCAGGGGCTGATTGCCTATGATCAGGCGGTGCAGGGCGCAGTGGTGCGCGGCATATTGTCAGACGCAGAG
The DNA window shown above is from Sulfuriferula thiophila and carries:
- a CDS encoding ABC1 kinase family protein, producing the protein MLWETFSVVRDLSRLHEIAAILIKYGWGDFVRVLGIGTVLERAGRILHWHAQPSEISQLEPAIRVRLALEELGPTFVKLGQVLATRVDLLPPAWIVELEKLQSNVPAVPFELIEAELIALLGKPIDEAFLKFDREPFAAASMAQVHRAELFDGSRVVVKIRRPGIDKKIEADLRILQHFARLIEHDMPEARRYQPIMMAAQFRRSLRREQDLLMEAHNIDRFRQNFAGDETAHIPQVYWEYTCASMNVQEELRGIAGTDLAAVRAAGMDTPLLASRGADIVLKMILVHGYFHADPHPGNVIYLPGNRIGLIDFGMVGRLTDYRRQQLVNLLDALAHNDEEAMLQVLMDWTGDGEVDEAKLGADVSELLFSYDNLQLKDVKIGAMLTEIAGLIRENSLVLPADLTLLFKALITLEGLGQQLDPEFHLVDHLTPFVRGVIAERYTPEALMKRGRRSLKDAFEVVSGLPRDLARLMREARRGRLRIDLDLKRLDQFGQQLDRASNRITMGILTASLVIGSSIVMTVDGWRFMGFIGFLLAFLNSLWVILSIWRSGN